Below is a genomic region from Desulfurobacterium indicum.
GAATCTTTCGTAAATACAACGTGTCCAAAATGTGGAAGTCCTGCAAAAAGAGAAACCGACACGATGGATACTTTCTTTGACTCCTCCTGGTATTTTCTGAGATACTGCTCTCCAAAGTTTGAAAAAGCACCGTTTGATACGGAAAAGGCCGAATACTGGATGGTCGTTGATCAGTATATAGGTGGTATAGAACACGCCGTTTTACACCTTCTCTACTCACGATTTTTTACAAAAGTTTTAAGGGATCTGGGACTATTCAAAGCAAATGAAACACACCGTCAATACGACTTTTTCAAAGCTGGTGAACCTTTCCAGAACCTCCTTACTCAGGGAATGGTATGCAAAAGATGGATAAAGGTAAAAACTGCTCTCTCTGTTCTCAACATTTCAGAAAGTGATGATATTGAAAAGCTGATAGAAGCTCTTGGTGGAAAAGGCGAAACAACCGGGAAAACCGTTGGTGAATTCCTCTCTGAAAACCGCATAGGCAGTGGCGATAACTTTCTCCTTGTCATCACCCATCCGGAGATTAAAAAATACCTTGAAAATCCGGAAGAAATTCTTGACAACCTCGTAAAAGAATATGGTGAACTTTCTAAAATGAGTAAATCAAAACTTAACATAGTTAATCCTGCAGAGATGATAGAACGCTACGGTGCCGACGCTACAAGGCTCTACATACTTTTTGCCGCTCCACCCGAAACAGAATTTGAATGGAAAATGGAAGACATAGATGGTGCCTACAGATTTTTAAGGAGAGTCTTCACCTTTGTTGAAGAAAACAAAAACCTCTTTTCAAAAGAGATAAAAAACACAGAACTTTCAAAGGTTGGAAGAGATTTAAGACGCAAAACCCACGAAACACTCAAAAAGGTAACTGACGAATTCAACGAAAGGTTTAAGTTCAACACCGCAATCGCAGCAATAATGGAACTCTTTAATGCAATATCCCGATTTAAACCCGAAAAAGAAGGCGATGAAAATGCTTTGAAAGAAGCAATAGAACTTCTCATAATAATGCTTTCCCCAGTTACTCCTCATATAGCGGAAGAGATGTGGGAAATGACGGGACACAAAACACTCATATCTACCGAAAAGTGGCCGGAAGTTGACGAAAAAGCACTTGTGAAAGACGAAATAGAGCTTCCAATACAGATAAACGGAAAGGTTAGAGACCGAATAACTGTCGCTCCGGACATAAAAGAAGAGGAGCTTAAAAAACTCGTCTTTGAAAGAGAAAAGGTTAAAAAATACATGGAAGGTAAAGAGCTAAAGAAATTCATCTACGTTAAAGGAAGACTGATAAATGTGGTTGTTAAGTAGACTTTTTGCTCTCCTGATCTTAGGTGCCTGCATCAGCGGATGCGGCACCATAACTTATGTCGCCAGAAAGGAAGTAATAAAACATATTTACATCTCACCTGTCACTAACAGAACACCTGAAGAAGGCATAGATATCTTATTCACAAGGGCAGCAGATGACACCTTTTACACCGATTCCCGATTTGCCGTTGATAAAACGCCAATACCCGATGAAACTATAATTGTGAAACCGTCCGTCGATTCCATCTCCGCATTCTCAGTTGGATACAACGCAGACGACCAGGCGATAGAGTACAGACTCAGCGTAACAGCCACAATCAAACTTATAAAGTTTGGTTACAAAAAACCTTTTAAAGTCTTCAAAATAATCAGTTATGGATTCTACGATGCAACAGGAACACCTACAGAAACAGAAATGAAAAGGAAAGAGTGTATAGAGAACATAGCAAAAGATATATTTAGAGAAGTTGGAGAAAAACTCCTTGAAGGAGGGAACAATGGAAAAAACGATTGACTGTACAGGCCTTGCGTGCCCACTACCGGTTTTAAAAACAAAAGAAGCTCTCGAAGAAATAGACGAAGGCATAATTACCGTAATCGTTGATAACAAAGCGGCAAGGGAAAATGTAAAGCGCTTTGCTCAGAAACAGGGATGCACAGTAGATGTGGAAGAAAAAGACGGCCTTTTCTACGTAAAACTAATCAAAGGATACACCTGTGAAATTCCTCAACCGGAAGAAGAAAAGGAAAAAACAGGAAACTACGCCGTTCTCATAGCTTCTACCTACGTTGGAGAAGATAGAGAACTCGGAGAAATTTTGATAAAAGGATTCATAAAAACCTTTCTTAACGCCGATCCGCTTCCAAAAGGAATAGTTTTGATAAATACTGCAGTAAAACTTGCCTGCAAAGGTGGGGATAGAGAGATACTGGAAGCATTGAAAGAATTACAGGGCAAAGGTGTTGAAATTATATGTTGCGGAACATGCCTTAACTTCTTCAATATTCTTGATGATCTTGAAGTCGGCATTGCATCTAACGCATATGATGTTGTTCAATTCCTGGCAAACGCAGACAGCGTGGTAAGACTTTAAAGGAGAACTGTATGAAAGTTGTCATACAACGTGTCAAAGAAGGAAAAGTAAAAGTCAACGGAGAAACTGTTGGAAAAATAGAGAAAGGAATTGTAGTCCTCGTAGGTTTTGAAAAAGGGGACATTCCTTCATTTCTTGAAAAGATGGCTGACAAAATAGTAAACCTGCGTATTTTTGAAGATAGTGAAGGAAAGATGAACCTATCTCTAAAAGACATAAAAGGAGAGCTCCTGCTCGTTCCCAACTTTACACTTGCGGCCGACTGTAAAAAAGGAAGAAGACCGAGTTTTCAATCTTCTGAGAACCCCGAAATCGCAAAAAACATGTTTGACAAATTTGTAGAGATATGTAGAAAACAGATACCTGTTGAAACCGGAATATTCGGCGCAGAGATGGAAGTTTACATTCTAAACGACGGCCCTGTAACCTTTATACTGGATTCCAGAGAGCTGTTTCAGGGAGGTCTGTCGTGAAAATAAATTACGAGAGCTATCTAAAGTATCTGCCGGGAATTTTCCTTATATTCTGTTCGTTTGTCGTTTTAAAAGTAAAAGCACCTATAAATCGTGTATTGAAAAAAATCTTTCTAAAAGACAGAAAAATCTCTAAAGCAGAAAGGCTGATATTAGAGCTTTCTTCCATTTTAAACTACATACTCTCTGTGTTCTTTCTTCACTTTGGACTTCTCCAATTTAATCTCTCTCCCATCTGGAAAAATGCTGTTAACATTGGTGCTTATACACTTTACATAGGATTTGCTACCCTGGCAGTTCTGAAAATTATTGACATATTCATTGAATTTTTATCCGAAAGAACTAAAAAGACTGTTCCTGTATCGGAAATACCTCTGGTAGAAACCTATTTCTCCATGATCTCCAAGATAGTCAAGATATTTGTCGTATTCGTATCTTCAATTATTCTCCTGGACAAACTCGGATTTAACGTTACATCTCTGATAACATCACTGGGGGTTGGCTCTCTTGCCGTAGGTCTTGCCGCTCAGGACACAATTAAAAACTTCATCTCAGGTATACTTCTTGTAACAGACAGGCAGTTCCGAATCGGCGATAGAGTTTACATAAAAGACATAGATGTTGACGGCTACGTTTATGACATAGGACTAAGAACCACAAGAATAATAACCATATCCGGAAATAACCTCATAATCGTCCCAAATTCAAAGCTCACCGAAGGCGTCATAGAAAACGCTCTCTATCCGGATATGAAATTTAAAGATTCAGTAAAAATAGGCGTTGAATATGGTAGCGATATTGAACTTGTCAAAAAGCTCCTGCTTGAAGCCATAACTACAACTGATGGTGTTTTAAAAGAACCTCCTCCTTCAGTATTCTTTATAGACTTTGGCGATTCTGCCCTTATTTTTCAGGCATTCTACTACGTTAAAAAGAAAGATATCGCTTACGGTGTAAAATCAAAAATAAACGAAAAGATAAACAAGCTCTTTGCCGAAAATGGTATAAATATACCGTTCCCGTGTCAAACAAACTACTTCCCTGAGGGAGTGAAGATTAAAATTGACAAGGAATAAACTTTTCAGCATAAAAATGAGAGCTTCAAGGGAAAGGGAGCACATCTCTGGCGCGGAAAGAATCGTGCCGGAGGATGAAATATCCAGTATTGCAAAAGAATTAACCGAAAGAGCTCTCTATCATCCTAAAGGGAAACCTGATTCTATCAATCTTAAGATAGAACTCCTTGAAAAATCCCCAATTTACTTAAAACTTTTAGACATCTACGAAATTGCTGACAGAGAAGACTACACAATAAAAGAGATACTGACCAAACTTTTCAAAAAAGCAGGCATCGACAGCACTATAGGCCTCTCTATATACAGAGCACTCATAAGCGGAGCCTCTCCAGCCGGAACGGTAATGAGAGGTGCCATGATTGTTGATTGCCAAACTGGTATAAGGCTTGAACCTGATAAGTTTAGAGGAATAAGGGCATCATACATGGACATTACACCGGAAATGGAAAAAAACCTTAAAAAACTTGTCGGTGAACGGTTTACTCCGAACATGAAAGATGCTGTTGTGCTTTCCACAAAGGTGCTCAATCATCCTGATGTTGTTGCTGAACTGTGCATATCTGATGACCCGGATTACACTACTGGATATATTTCGATAAAAAATTTTGGCTATGTTAGGATAAAAAACATAAAACTTCCCGGATTACCCAAGGGAGGCAGAGCGTTTTTCGTGAAAGGAAAAATAGAAAGAAAAGCTTTTATAGAATATATGGAAACAACTCCTGTCCTTATCAATGAAATAGGAAACTATGTTTTTACACCTTTATCTTCTATTATTTTAGGTGCCTGAAAAGATGCCGTTTCTTTATAAAAACTTCCGGAATTTACCTTACCAGAAACACTCGCTCCAGCTTCTACCGTCAAGTTTTTAACAGAAATTTCTCCGGTAACAGAAGACGTTGATTTTAACTCTAGAGAATCGGCATATATATTTCCCTTCACCATTCCCTGAAGTATCAGCACATCCGCGCGAACATTTCCCTTAACAACGGCAGAAGAACCAAGGATAACATAATCTCCCTCAATATCACCATCTATCTCACCGTCAATTCTCACTTTACCTTCAGCCTTTATATTTCCTGAAACCTTCAATTCCTTTGAGAGAATACTCTTTATCTCTGAAGCTGCGTAAGACTTTACAGGCTTTCTTTCCTTCTTATCACTTTTTCCAAACATTGGAAACCTCCAGAAATTTCATGGGATTAACCCACCTATTATTTATCTCTATGCCGTAGTGAAGATGAGGACCTGTACTTCTTCCTGTATTTCCCATCTCACCTATAACCTGACCAAGCTTAACCTTCTGTCCCGGCTTAACAAATATCCTTCTAAGATGAGCATATATCGTTACATAACCGGAAGGATGTTTTACTAAAACAACCTTTCCCCATCCTGCCCACCAGCCTGCTCTTATAACTTTACCATCGGCGGTAACCCTAACAGGTGTTCCGGGTTTATTGGCTATGTCAATACCTGGATGGAAAGCAAGCAAATGAGTAAACGGATCTCTTCTTATACCAAACTTTGAAGTAAAACGTCCGTAAGCAGGAATTCCGAAAGGATACTTCCTAAAATCAGATATAAGAGAATCTATAACAGATATAGAATCTGACAGCTCTTCCGGACTCATGTTTTCAAGAGGTATGTAAACACCACCTTCCCCATTTTCAGAAGCACCATAAGAAAGAGTTTTTGGTGTTTCCAATCCTGCCGTCTTCATTATTGAATCAATTATTTTTATTCTTTTTGCAAGTTCTTTTACTGTTTTATCCCTTTCTTCCTTTAATTTTTCCACCTCTAAAGAAAGTTGCTTTTTTGTCGAAGAAAGCTCTGTCACCTGTTCTTTCAATTCCCTATTCTCAGAAGCAACCTTTCTTAAACCAATCGTTGAATGAATTGCCGTATAGGTAACAAAAGTAAACAACACCAGTAAAAACGTAATAGCTGCTTTAAGTTTCTTTCGTGACAAATGATAAGTCTTTATCTCTCCAAGTTCACTCTCAATAACAATTATCTGAAATTTATCGTCTTTCAATCTCCATCCTCTCAAAAAGTTTGGGAAATTTTAACATAAACTTACTTTTCCCTTTTTTCGTCAAGAAGTAACACTGTGGCATAGATACAATGGTTATAAGGAACATATATCCCCTTTTTCTCCGCCTTTCTGACAAGAGCTCCCGTTATGCCCTCAATCTCAAGAGGTTTTCCCCTCTCAAAATCAAGAAGCATTGATGTTTTATAGTTCATAAGGTCAGGCGATGATTTCAAATACTTTTCCATTGTCTCCTTTTTAAGCTCAACCCCCCAAGCCTTTGCCACTTCCATACACTCTTCCATCAAATGCTTTAACACTTTAAACGCTTCAGGATGTTCAAGCATTTCACCAACAGTTGCCCTCGTAACGACAGAGTAAGGATTAAAAGCAACGTTCCACATAAGCTTTTTCCAGAGAGTATAGTTGATATTCCGCGAAATCCTGACCTCTATTCCCGTTTCTGCCATATCTTCTGCGATACGCCTGATTCTATCAGTTACCGTTGTAGTTATAATCTCCCCAACCTCAAGAAGCCCGGCAGCTTTATGAACAATAACGCCTGGCTCTTTAACGTAAGCACCGATAAAGGCCGTAGCACCTATAACCCTGTCACTTCCCAGATATTTTGCAAGAATTTCTTCATTTTCTATACCGTTTTGAACAGAAACAACGGCAAACTTTCCATCTATCTCAGAGAGTTTTCTGGCAATCTCTTCCGTATCGTAGGACTTAACGCAAAGAAGAACAACATCAACATCCTTCAAAGTGTCAAGCGAATCGGAAAAAACAACCCTTCCAGACTCTCTAACGGTAAATGTTCCATGTTTAAAACTTTCAACCGTTAAACCTTTATCTTTAAAAACCTCCACATGGTGGGGCTTACCGATAAACACAACTGCTTTTCCGCCGTTCGCAAGCATCCCTCCGTAAAAGCCCCCAACACCGCCAACGCCGATTACACCGTACCTCATAACAATCTCCCATAACCTTTTTATACTTTCAAATCTTACCAAAAGAGGATATTATATTTTGTATTGTAAGGTTTTAACGGAGGGAACCATGAGATACACGGTAAAAGATGAAGAGACACTTCAAGCGTTAACAGATAAACTTCTAAAAGAAATAGAGAAGAAAAACTTCATCGAAAAGCTATCAAAAGAAGAAGCAGAAAAATTAGCGGAAGATTTAAGGAAAGTCATAAGGTATCACGACTATAAGTATTATGTTGAAGCAACTCCGGTTATTTCAGACTATCAGTACGACCGACTGTTTCATGCACTTGAAGCGATAGAAAAAAAATTCCCCGAACTTGTAACTCCCGATTCCCCCACACAGCGAATCTCTCCGGCATTCACCGGTGAATTTAAAAAGGTTAAACATCTGGCAGAGATGACATCTCTTGAAAATACCTATTCAGCAGAAGATTTAAAGGAATGGGACAAGAGGGTAAGAACCGCTCTAGGCGTAGAGACGTTAGAGTACGTCGTTGAACCGAAGTTTGACGGTGCAAGCATAGAGCTCGTCTATGAGAATGACATTTTCGTAAGAGGTGTAACAAGGGGCGACGGCATTGTCGGAGAAGACGTAACAATGAATGTTAAGACCATAAAATCCATCCCCTTAAAAGCACCTTTTTCAAAACACGGCATAAAAAAGGTTTCCCTCCGCGGAGAAATTATAATGCCAAGAAGCGTTTTCATAGAGCTCAACAGGGAAAGGGAAAAGCAGGGGCTTACACTATTTGCAAACCCGAGAAACGCGGCAGCCGGAACGATGAGACTAAAAGATCCAGGTGAGGTTGCAAAAAGGAAACTTGACTGCTACACATATTTTATCCTTTACAGCGAACCCAAAAAACTGTGTAAAGACATAAAAACCCAATGGGAGGCTCTTGAAATCCTTAAAGACTGCGGATTCAAAGTCTCACCTTTAAATAAGTTATGCAAAGGAATAGACGAAGTTATAGACTACATAATGAAGTGTCAGGAAGAAAGAGAATCCTGGGACTTTGAAGCAGACGGAATGGTTGTCAAGATAAACGACACCTGCGCATGGGAGAAACTAGGCGAAACACTCCACCATCCACGCTGGGCAGTCGCATACAAATTTCCGGCAAAACAGGCAGTAACAAAACTAAAAGACGTCGTATGGCAGGTAGGAAGGACAGGAGCTCTTACACCTGTTGCAGTCCTTGAACCTGTTGAGGTCGGCGGAGTTGTTGTTTCAAGGGCATCCCTCTTTAACCCCGATGAAATAAAAAGAAAAGACATTAGAATCGGCGACTACGTTATCGTTGAACGTGCCGGCGAAACAATCCCTTACATCGTTGCTCCCGTAAAAGAGAGAAGAACCGGTAAAGAAAAACCTATAGAAGTGCCAAAAACGTGCCCTGAGTGCGGCTCACCGATTGTTCACGAACTTGACGAAGCCGTCCCAAGATGCCCGAACATCAACTGTCCAGCTCAGCTAAAAGAACACCTTATATACTGGGGGAAGGTGCTTGACATCAAAGGGCTTGGTGAGTCAACCGCAAACCTGCTTACCAGAAAAGGGTTTGTTAAAAATATCGCAGACCTTTATACTCTTGACAGAAACGCACTCATCAGACTTCCCGGCTGGGGCGAGAAAAAGACAGATAATCTCCTTTCCCAGATAGAAAAGTCAAAAAGTGCAGAGTTTTACAAAAAGCTTACGGCTCTTGGAATCAGACACGTCGGCGAAAAAACGGCAATGCTCCTTGCAAAGCGGTTTAAAAACCTTGACGAACTGATAAATGCACCTTTTGAAAAACTTGCTTCCATTCCCGGAATAGGACCAATTACCGCAACAAGCATCAAAAATTTCTTTAAAGCAGAAAAAAACGTTGAAATGATAGAGAAGCTCAAAAAAGTGGGCTTTACTTTTGAAAGAACAGCCGAAGAGGAAGAGGAGAGAGAACTTCCGAAACCTTTAGCAGGACAGAACATCGTATTCACCGGCGAACTTGAACACTTCAAGAGAAAAGAGGCACAAAAAATCATAGAGCTTTTAGGCGGCAATCCTACAAACTCTGTAACGCGAAAAACCTCTTTTGTGGTCGTCGGCGAAAATCCCGGCTCAAAACTTGCAAAGGCCGAGAAGTTAGGAATAAAACGGATGAACGAACGGGAATTCATAGAGTTCATAAAACCTTTAGCAAAGGAAAATCCCGAAGTTGCCAAAATCCTTGAAGAGAAAGGGATAAAAGTATGAAAGACTACTTATGCGAAGATACGATTGCGGCGATAAGCACTCCATTATCAAAAGGTGCCATCGGAATCGTGAGAATTTCGGGGAAAAAAGCCCTTGAAATTCTTAAAAAGGTATTCAGAACAAAAAGCGGAAAACCAAAAGAAACCTTTGAAAATAGAAAGATGACCTACGGCATTATCGTTGACGAAAACAATGATGAGATAGACGAAGTCCTCGCCGTTTACATGAAAGGGCCAAAAACGTTCACCGGCGAAGACGTGGTGGAAATCCACTCCCACGGCGGAATCTATGTGGTTAGAAAAATCCTTAAAAGAGTTCTGTCGGAAGGGGCACGCCTTGCAGAACCTGGCGAATTTACAAAAAGAGCCTTCCTAAACGGCAGGATTGACCTTGTCCAGGCGGAAGCGATAAACGAAATAATTAACGCCGAAAGCGAACTTTCC
It encodes:
- the dtd gene encoding D-aminoacyl-tRNA deacylase, giving the protein MKVVIQRVKEGKVKVNGETVGKIEKGIVVLVGFEKGDIPSFLEKMADKIVNLRIFEDSEGKMNLSLKDIKGELLLVPNFTLAADCKKGRRPSFQSSENPEIAKNMFDKFVEICRKQIPVETGIFGAEMEVYILNDGPVTFILDSRELFQGGLS
- a CDS encoding bactofilin family protein — encoded protein: MFGKSDKKERKPVKSYAASEIKSILSKELKVSGNIKAEGKVRIDGEIDGDIEGDYVILGSSAVVKGNVRADVLILQGMVKGNIYADSLELKSTSSVTGEISVKNLTVEAGASVSGKVNSGSFYKETASFQAPKIIEDKGVKT
- a CDS encoding LptE family protein, with the protein product MWLLSRLFALLILGACISGCGTITYVARKEVIKHIYISPVTNRTPEEGIDILFTRAADDTFYTDSRFAVDKTPIPDETIIVKPSVDSISAFSVGYNADDQAIEYRLSVTATIKLIKFGYKKPFKVFKIISYGFYDATGTPTETEMKRKECIENIAKDIFREVGEKLLEGGNNGKND
- the yedF gene encoding sulfurtransferase-like selenium metabolism protein YedF; the protein is MEKTIDCTGLACPLPVLKTKEALEEIDEGIITVIVDNKAARENVKRFAQKQGCTVDVEEKDGLFYVKLIKGYTCEIPQPEEEKEKTGNYAVLIASTYVGEDRELGEILIKGFIKTFLNADPLPKGIVLINTAVKLACKGGDREILEALKELQGKGVEIICCGTCLNFFNILDDLEVGIASNAYDVVQFLANADSVVRL
- a CDS encoding mechanosensitive ion channel family protein gives rise to the protein MKINYESYLKYLPGIFLIFCSFVVLKVKAPINRVLKKIFLKDRKISKAERLILELSSILNYILSVFFLHFGLLQFNLSPIWKNAVNIGAYTLYIGFATLAVLKIIDIFIEFLSERTKKTVPVSEIPLVETYFSMISKIVKIFVVFVSSIILLDKLGFNVTSLITSLGVGSLAVGLAAQDTIKNFISGILLVTDRQFRIGDRVYIKDIDVDGYVYDIGLRTTRIITISGNNLIIVPNSKLTEGVIENALYPDMKFKDSVKIGVEYGSDIELVKKLLLEAITTTDGVLKEPPPSVFFIDFGDSALIFQAFYYVKKKDIAYGVKSKINEKINKLFAENGINIPFPCQTNYFPEGVKIKIDKE
- a CDS encoding ketopantoate reductase family protein — encoded protein: MRYGVIGVGGVGGFYGGMLANGGKAVVFIGKPHHVEVFKDKGLTVESFKHGTFTVRESGRVVFSDSLDTLKDVDVVLLCVKSYDTEEIARKLSEIDGKFAVVSVQNGIENEEILAKYLGSDRVIGATAFIGAYVKEPGVIVHKAAGLLEVGEIITTTVTDRIRRIAEDMAETGIEVRISRNINYTLWKKLMWNVAFNPYSVVTRATVGEMLEHPEAFKVLKHLMEECMEVAKAWGVELKKETMEKYLKSSPDLMNYKTSMLLDFERGKPLEIEGITGALVRKAEKKGIYVPYNHCIYATVLLLDEKREK
- a CDS encoding peptidoglycan DD-metalloendopeptidase family protein encodes the protein MKDDKFQIIVIESELGEIKTYHLSRKKLKAAITFLLVLFTFVTYTAIHSTIGLRKVASENRELKEQVTELSSTKKQLSLEVEKLKEERDKTVKELAKRIKIIDSIMKTAGLETPKTLSYGASENGEGGVYIPLENMSPEELSDSISVIDSLISDFRKYPFGIPAYGRFTSKFGIRRDPFTHLLAFHPGIDIANKPGTPVRVTADGKVIRAGWWAGWGKVVLVKHPSGYVTIYAHLRRIFVKPGQKVKLGQVIGEMGNTGRSTGPHLHYGIEINNRWVNPMKFLEVSNVWKK
- a CDS encoding 6-carboxyhexanoate--CoA ligase: MTRNKLFSIKMRASREREHISGAERIVPEDEISSIAKELTERALYHPKGKPDSINLKIELLEKSPIYLKLLDIYEIADREDYTIKEILTKLFKKAGIDSTIGLSIYRALISGASPAGTVMRGAMIVDCQTGIRLEPDKFRGIRASYMDITPEMEKNLKKLVGERFTPNMKDAVVLSTKVLNHPDVVAELCISDDPDYTTGYISIKNFGYVRIKNIKLPGLPKGGRAFFVKGKIERKAFIEYMETTPVLINEIGNYVFTPLSSIILGA
- the ligA gene encoding NAD-dependent DNA ligase LigA; the encoded protein is MRYTVKDEETLQALTDKLLKEIEKKNFIEKLSKEEAEKLAEDLRKVIRYHDYKYYVEATPVISDYQYDRLFHALEAIEKKFPELVTPDSPTQRISPAFTGEFKKVKHLAEMTSLENTYSAEDLKEWDKRVRTALGVETLEYVVEPKFDGASIELVYENDIFVRGVTRGDGIVGEDVTMNVKTIKSIPLKAPFSKHGIKKVSLRGEIIMPRSVFIELNREREKQGLTLFANPRNAAAGTMRLKDPGEVAKRKLDCYTYFILYSEPKKLCKDIKTQWEALEILKDCGFKVSPLNKLCKGIDEVIDYIMKCQEERESWDFEADGMVVKINDTCAWEKLGETLHHPRWAVAYKFPAKQAVTKLKDVVWQVGRTGALTPVAVLEPVEVGGVVVSRASLFNPDEIKRKDIRIGDYVIVERAGETIPYIVAPVKERRTGKEKPIEVPKTCPECGSPIVHELDEAVPRCPNINCPAQLKEHLIYWGKVLDIKGLGESTANLLTRKGFVKNIADLYTLDRNALIRLPGWGEKKTDNLLSQIEKSKSAEFYKKLTALGIRHVGEKTAMLLAKRFKNLDELINAPFEKLASIPGIGPITATSIKNFFKAEKNVEMIEKLKKVGFTFERTAEEEEERELPKPLAGQNIVFTGELEHFKRKEAQKIIELLGGNPTNSVTRKTSFVVVGENPGSKLAKAEKLGIKRMNEREFIEFIKPLAKENPEVAKILEEKGIKV